The following are encoded together in the Onychostoma macrolepis isolate SWU-2019 chromosome 03, ASM1243209v1, whole genome shotgun sequence genome:
- the LOC131536396 gene encoding protein TANC2-like, whose product MFVSLYLLSRVQVVAYHYCQADNAYTCLVPEFVHNVAALLCRAPQMQAYRELLLRQPHLQSTLSLRACVQDPFNAFRRGLLEPLEILHRERKIACEENLIILIDGLNEAEFHKPDYGETIVSFLCKTIERFPPWLKLVVTLRTTLQDITRPLPFHRISLDRLEESDAIDSDLQGYILHRLHSSQEIQNNVALNGKLDNAAFAKLSTHLKSLSRGSYLYLKLTLDLIEKGYLVLKSSSFKVVPVNLAEVYLLQLNMRFPTQSSFERVLPLLNVAVASLHPLTDEQAYSAVNASMVRGAAMDWDDFQQRSELLSPFLVKRRDGTRMFIHPSFREWLIWREDGEKTKFLCDPRSGHTLLAFWFSRQDSKLNRQQTLELGHHILKAHIFKGLSKKVGVSSSVLQGLWVSYSTEGLSAALASLRNLYTPNIKVSRLLIMGGANVNYRTEVLNNAPILCVHAHLGYLETVALLLEFGADVDGVSESGLTPLSYAAAAGHLPIITALCSKKAKVDHLDKNGQCAMVHAGLRGHLEVVKYLVQCEWNTEGQQAGSFSKSHAVQQALIAAASMGYTEIVSYLLDLPEKDEEEEERAQINNFDTLWGETALTAAAGRGKLDVCRLLLEQGAAVAQPNRRGIVPLFSAVRQGHWQIVDLLLNHGADVNMADKQGRTPLMMAASEGHLGTAEFLLAQGTALSLMDKEGLTALSWACLKGHLPLVRALVERGAATAHADKSGRTPLDLAAFYGDSEVVQYLVDHGAMIEHVDYSGMRPLDRAVGCRNTSVVVALLKKGAKIGPATWAMATSKPDIMIVLLSKLIEEGDGFYKKGKVKEAAQRYQYALKKFPREGFTEDLKTFRELKVSLLLNLSRCRRKMNDFGMAEEFASKALELKPKSYEAYYARARAKRSSRQFHAALEDLSEAMRLCPNNREIQRLLQRVEEECRQVEQQQELDPPPSPPREQAPSMVPPPPMEPHISDMEPVQDLFEEDDDYLERDLDGLPLGVPAEPHTIPSGLPVIQNMPPSPSHHDSPYLGQAYDLRPSPPSMSSPTRQGYQSPSPSLSPTHQSSHFRPSPPHQASYHFSPPPSPLRRGPQYRASPTSEGVAMYRPQSASAGRYQQDQLAGRPKSPLSKMSSQRSFQFSQQTSQPSQQTQWLQPAKAQIVRTNQPSTAVHSSAVLGSSAYSQIAHSMSARCPGDMDELGDGGYSSSLQPQGSLSAGALYQRAISMDPGLVEDELPQRPSSAYRPNPGGVRYAQTPQISRSQSTAYYPVPPHEMERQVTLGSPENLQAHRRPVSANSVEPKQHPPAPRPLIHSHSTGLRFSPSSNSLVAGSAANLGPGFRASASAQQMEIPLKLSYEGSYHDELSPVSPPQGTDFRVVGGTYPGEALRSRTTPFMGIIDKTARTQQYLQQQPSLASSSSGSRPWTVSSLDTVVNSPATSPSNMGYGQQAAPLSHIAYYNRTNNAHNGHLMDDDFYANSPGVTRDRADAMGRVSQVPTYPDVKVARTLPVSQAYQDNEFRQMSRNERQGPTSPIKPKRPFVESNV is encoded by the exons ATGTTTGTCAGCTTATATCTGCTCTCTCGTGTGCAGGTTGTGGCGTACCATTACTGTCAGGCTGACAACGCATACACCTGCCTGGTCCCTGAGTTTGTGCATAACGTGGCAGCGTTGTTGTGTAGGGCTCCTCAGATGCAGGCCTACCGAGAGCTGCTGCTCCGCCAGCCGCACCTCCAGAGCACCCTCAGCCTGCGCGCCTGCGTCCAGGACCCTTTCAATGCTTTCCGCAGGGGCCTGCTGGAGCCTCTGGAGATCCTGCATCGAG AGAGGAAGATCGCGTGTGAGGAGAACCTCATCATCCTGATTGATGGGTTGAATGAGGCCGAGTTCCATAAACCGGATTACGGAGAAACCATTGTTTCCTTCCTGTGCAAAACCATCGAGCGTTTCCCTCCCTGGCTTAAACTGGTGGTCACTCTCAGAACGACACTGCAG GATATAACTCGTCCGTTGCCGTTCCACCGGATCTCTCTGGATCGTCTGGAGGAAAGTGATGCGATTGACTCGGACTTGCAGGGCTACATCCTGCACCGGCTTCACTCCAGCCAGGAGATCCAGAACAACGTGGCGCTCAACGGCAAGCTGGACAACGCAGCCTTCGCCAAACTCAGCACTCATCTGAAAAGCCTGAGCCGGGGCTCCTATCTCTACCTGAAGCTCACTCTGGACCTCATTGAGAAGGGTTACCTGGTGCTCAAAAGCTCCAGCTTCAAG GTGGTTCCGGTGAACCTGGCCGAGGTTTACCTATTGCAGCTGAACATGCGTTTCCCAACTCAGTCGTCATTCGAGCGTGTTCTTCCACTGCTTAACGTGGCCGTGGCTTCTCTACACCCGTTAACTGATGAGCAGGCCTACAGTGCTGTGAACGCCAGCATGGTGCGTGGAGCGGCCATGGACTGGGATGATTTCCAGCAGAGGTCTGAACTCCTGTCGCCCTTCCTGGTGAAAAGACGTGATGGAACGCGCATGTTCATCCACCCCTCCTTCAGAGAATGGCTCATCTGGAGAGAGGATGGAGAGAAGACCAAGTTCCTCTGCGACCCCAG GAGTGGCCACACACTGCTTGCTTTCTGGTTTTCACGGCAAGACAGTAAACTTAATCGACAGCAGACCCTCGAACTTGGCCACCACATTCTCAAAGCTCACATCTTTAAG GGTCTGAGTAAGAAGGTTGGGGTTTCCTCGTCAGTTCTGCAGGGGCTGTGGGTGTCCTACAGTACAGAAGGGCTCTCTGCAGCTTTGGCTTCATTGAGAAACCTCTACACTCCAAACATcaag GTATCTCGACTGCTGATTATGGGTGGAGCTAATGTGAACTATCGTACAGAGGTGTTGAATAACGCCCCCATCTTGTGTGTCCACGCTCACCTGGGCTACCTGGAGACTGTGGCTCTGCTGTTGGAGTTTGGGGCGGATGTGGATGGCGTTTCAGAAAGCGGACTCACTCCCCTCAGCTACGCAGCTGCCGCGGGTCACCTACCCATCATCACTGCCCTCTGCAGCAAGAAAGCCAAG GTGGATCACCTGGATAAGAACGGTCAGTGTGCGATGGTCCACGCGGGTCTGCGGGGTCATCTAGAGGTGGTGAAGTATCTGGTGCAGTGCGAGTGGAACACAGAAGGACAGCAGGCCGGATCCTTCAGCAAGAGCCATGCGGTACAGCAGGCCCTCATTGCAGCCGCCAGTATGGGCTATACAGAG ATTGTATCCTACCTTCTTGACCTACCCGAGAaagatgaggaagaggaggaacgAGCTCAGATAAACAACTTTGACACACTGTGGGGTGAAACAG CTCTGACAGCAGCAGCGGGTCGGGGGAAGCTGGACGTGTGTCGTCTTTTACTGGAGCAGGGTGCCGCTGTGGCTCAGCCCAACCGCAGGGGCATCGTGCCACTCTTCAGCGCCGTGCGGCAGGGACACTGGCAG ATCGTGGACCTGCTGCTGAATCACGGCGCTGACGTGAACATGGCGGATAAACAGGGACGAACTCCTCTAATGATGGCTGCGTCTGAGGGACACCTCGGTACAGCCGAGTTCCTGCTGGCTCAAGGTACAGC CTTGTCTCTGATGGACAAGGAGGGGCTAACAGCACTGAGCTGGGCGTGTCTTAAAGGCCACCTCCCATTGGTCCGTGCTCTGGTTGAAAGAGGTGCAGCGACAGCCCATGCAGACAAGAGCGGACGCACTCCACTGGATCTTGCCGCTTTTTACGGAGACTCAGAAGTG GTGCAGTATCTGGTGGATCATGGTGCGATGATCGAGCATGTGGACTACAGCGGCATGCGTCCACTGGATCGTGCGGTTGGCTGCAGGAACACATCGGTGGTGGTGGCGCTGCTCAAGAAGGGCGCCAAGATAG GTCCTGCAACATGGGCAATGGCCACATCAAAACCCGATATTATGATCGTTCTGCTGAGCAAACTGATAGAGGAAGGAGATGGATTCTACAAG AAAGGAAAGGTGAAAGAAGCCGCCCAACGGTACCAGTATGCCCTGAAGAAGTTCCCACGAGAGGGTTTCACAGAGGACCTGAAGACCTTCCGTGAGCTCAAAGTCTCTCTGCTGCTCAACCTCTCCCGCTGCCGGAGGAAAATGAAT GACTTTGGGATGGCGGAGGAGTTTGCCTCCAAGGCACTAGAGTTGAAACCCAAATCCTATGAAGCCTATTACGCACGAGCCCGTGCCAAGCGCAGCAGCAG GCAATTCCACGCAGCCCTGGAGGACCTGAGTGAAGCTATGCGTCTATGTCCCAATAACCGCGAGATCCAGCGCCTGCTGCAGCGTGTAGAGGAAGAGTGTCGTCAAGTTGAACAACAACAGGAGCTGGATCCGCCTCCTTCCCCTCCCCGCGAGCAAGCCCCATCCATGGTCCCGCCTCCTCCAATGGAGCCCCACATTTCAGACATGGAGCCTGTCCAGGACTTGTTTGAGGAGGACGATGATTACCTCGAGCGGGATTTGGACGGCCTACCACTTGGTGTTCCTGCTGAGCCCCACACTATACCATCGGGACTTCCTGTCATTCAAAACATGCCTCCATCTCCGAGCCATCACGATTCACCCTACTTGGGCCAAGCGTATGACCTTCGCCCCAGTCCTCCTTCAATGTCCTCTCCTACCAGGCAAGGCTACCAGTCCCCCTCTCCGTCACTCTCACCAACGCACCAGAGCTCTCACTTCCGGCCCAGTCCCCCTCATCAGGCCTCCTACCACTTCAGTCCACCACCATCACCGTTACGCCGTGGACCACAGTATCGCGCCAGCCCCACCTCTGAGGGAGTCGCCATGTACCGTCCCCAGTCCGCCTCTGCAGGACGGTACCAGCAGGACCAGCTTGCAGGACGACCCAAGTCCCCTCTGTCCAAGATGAGCAGCCAACGTTCTTTCCAATTTTCCCAACAGACTTCCCAGCCATCGCAACAGACCCAGTGGTTGCAGCCAGCCAAGGCACAGATCGTCCGCACCAACCAGCCCAGCACCGCGGTGCACTCCAGTGCCGTACTGGGTAGTAGTGCATACAGTCAGATTGCTCACTCGATGAGCGCCCGCTGCCCAGGAGACATGGATGAACTTGGGGATGGAGGGTACTCTTCCTCACTTCAACCTCAGGGCAGTCTGAGTGCAGGGGCTTTGTACCAACGTGCCATCAGCATGGATCCTGGCCTTGTGGAGGATGAGCTTCCTCAGAGGCCCTCCTCTGCGTACAGACCCAATCCCGGAGGAGTCCGTTATGCTCAGACACCACAGATCAGCCGCAGTCAGTCGACCGCCTACTATCCAGTCCCGCCTCATGAAATGGAGCGACAGGTGACTCTGGGTTCGCCAGAGAACCTTCAAGCCCACCGACGTCCAGTCAGCGCGAATAGTGTTGAGCCCAAACAGCACCCACCAGCTCCACGCCCCCTTATTCACTCCCACAGTACGGGTCTGCGCTTCTCGCCATCCAGCAACAGTTTGGTGGCAGGTTCTGCTGCTAACCTAGGCCCAGGGTTCAGGGCGTCAGCTTCGGCGCAGCAAATGGAGATCCCTCTGAAGCTTTCCTATGAAGGCAGCTACCATGATGAGCTTTCACCGGTGTCACCCCCACAAGGCACAGACTTCCGGGTGGTGGGTGGAACATATCCAGGAGAAGCACTTCGCTCCCGCACTACACCTTTCATGGGAATTATCGACAAGACCGCACGGACTCAGCAGTACCTTCAGCAGCAGCCTTCGCTGGCATCGTCCTCTTCGGGTTCTCGACCCTGGACCGTTTCTTCTCTGGATACGGTGGTGAACAGTCCAGCCACTTCCCCTAGCAACATGGGCTATGGGCAACAAGCGGCACCCCTCAGCCATATCGCCTACTACAACCGCACCAACAATGCTCACAATGGCCACCTCATGGATGACGATTTCTACGCCAACTCCCCTGGTGTGACGCGGGACCGGGCGGACGCTATGGGCCGAGTGAGCCAGGTTCCCACATACCCGGATGTGAAAGTGGCAAGGACTCTGCCAGTTTCCCAGGCCTACCAGGACAATGAGTTTAGGCAGATGTCACGAAATGAAAGGCAAGGCCCAACCTCACCCATTAAACCAAAGAGACCCTTTGTGGAGTCTAACGTGTAA
- the LOC131536395 gene encoding transmembrane ascorbate-dependent reductase CYB561 isoform X1: MVCMTRSFPLLYRFHLIACYYHEVMEGMPVSMGGLRTLPWYVAGSQVLGVACVVITGVWMGHYRGGYAWNGSAQEFNVHPLCMVLGLVFLYGDAVLVYRVFRNETKRSVKILHALLHMMALIISIVGLVAVFDFHSAAKIPHMYSLHSWCGMLTFVLFFLQWLLGLGFFLFPWASARLRSWYLPLHVFFGLLLLAMSVGSCLLGITEKLLFSIMETYSRFSGEGVLANILGLLLVCFGVVVGYVVTREDFRRPPNPEEEALSVHFKTLSEGEIPSSP; the protein is encoded by the exons ATGGTTTGCATGACGAGGAGTTTCCCACTCTTATACAGATTTCATCTTATAGCTTGTTATTATCACGAG GTGATGGAAGGTATGCCGGTGAGCATGGGCGGCTTGCGGACGCTGCCGTGGTACGTGGCGGGCTCTCAGGTGCTGGGGGTGGCATGTGTGGTGATCACAGGCGTGTGGATGGGACATTACCGTGGAGGCTACGCCTGGAACGGCTCAGCGCAAGAGTTTAACGTCCACCCTCTCTGTATGGTCCTCGGCCTGGTCTTCCTCTATGGAGATG CTGTTCTGGTTTATCGTGTCTTTAGAAACGAGACTAAACGCTCAGTGAAAATTCTCCACGCTCTGCTGCATATGATGGCTCTTATCATCAGTATTGTGG GTCTGGTGGCTGTATTTGACTTCCATTCGGCAGCTAAGATCCCTCATATGTATTCTCTGCACAGCTGGTGTGGCATGCTCACTTTTGTGCTGTTTTTCCTACAG TGGTTACTGGGTCTGGGATTTTTCCTTTTCCCATGGGCCTCTGCTCGGTTGAGGAGCTGGTATCTCCCTCTGCATGTCTTCTTCGGCCTGTTGCTGCTGGCCATGTCCGTGGGATCCTGTCTGCTGGGAATCACAGAGAAACTGCTCTTCAGTATCAT GGAAACGTATTCCAGGTTTTCTGGTGAGGGGGTCCTGGCAAACATTTTAGGCTTGTTGCTGGTGTGCTTTGGGGTCGTGGTGGGTTACGTGGTGACAAGAGAAGATTTTAGGCGACCACCGAATCCCGAGGAGGAGGCTCTATCCGTGCACTTTAAGACGCTATCCGAAGGAGAAATCCCAAGTTCTCCTTAA
- the LOC131536395 gene encoding transmembrane ascorbate-dependent reductase CYB561 isoform X2, whose amino-acid sequence MEGMPVSMGGLRTLPWYVAGSQVLGVACVVITGVWMGHYRGGYAWNGSAQEFNVHPLCMVLGLVFLYGDAVLVYRVFRNETKRSVKILHALLHMMALIISIVGLVAVFDFHSAAKIPHMYSLHSWCGMLTFVLFFLQWLLGLGFFLFPWASARLRSWYLPLHVFFGLLLLAMSVGSCLLGITEKLLFSIMETYSRFSGEGVLANILGLLLVCFGVVVGYVVTREDFRRPPNPEEEALSVHFKTLSEGEIPSSP is encoded by the exons ATGGAAGGTATGCCGGTGAGCATGGGCGGCTTGCGGACGCTGCCGTGGTACGTGGCGGGCTCTCAGGTGCTGGGGGTGGCATGTGTGGTGATCACAGGCGTGTGGATGGGACATTACCGTGGAGGCTACGCCTGGAACGGCTCAGCGCAAGAGTTTAACGTCCACCCTCTCTGTATGGTCCTCGGCCTGGTCTTCCTCTATGGAGATG CTGTTCTGGTTTATCGTGTCTTTAGAAACGAGACTAAACGCTCAGTGAAAATTCTCCACGCTCTGCTGCATATGATGGCTCTTATCATCAGTATTGTGG GTCTGGTGGCTGTATTTGACTTCCATTCGGCAGCTAAGATCCCTCATATGTATTCTCTGCACAGCTGGTGTGGCATGCTCACTTTTGTGCTGTTTTTCCTACAG TGGTTACTGGGTCTGGGATTTTTCCTTTTCCCATGGGCCTCTGCTCGGTTGAGGAGCTGGTATCTCCCTCTGCATGTCTTCTTCGGCCTGTTGCTGCTGGCCATGTCCGTGGGATCCTGTCTGCTGGGAATCACAGAGAAACTGCTCTTCAGTATCAT GGAAACGTATTCCAGGTTTTCTGGTGAGGGGGTCCTGGCAAACATTTTAGGCTTGTTGCTGGTGTGCTTTGGGGTCGTGGTGGGTTACGTGGTGACAAGAGAAGATTTTAGGCGACCACCGAATCCCGAGGAGGAGGCTCTATCCGTGCACTTTAAGACGCTATCCGAAGGAGAAATCCCAAGTTCTCCTTAA